A window of the Sabethes cyaneus chromosome 1, idSabCyanKW18_F2, whole genome shotgun sequence genome harbors these coding sequences:
- the LOC128746203 gene encoding putative odorant receptor 83c, producing the protein MPQVRTSLEELERIIYWQQWILKLTGIHIHSADFKFGFMTWITILTAAFFTGIHIVDMYLFREDLFNFTFVLVTFCYCAIGWARLWVGFKESKSISSLVSIAVAAHRNGSVGGFEQNILNSFTKLLKQAVIIYTVLFLGGCTVCVLLPVVIYLWNGNVLLPFGVILPFVDSSTRTGYQINYIYQVICTLHFPPEVAATQNMYFVLVFNICIEYDMLVLKLSELDEMINNNIEGSLNDSIHNKLVDIIRYHQRVNEFVSKLEELFSHQLFLEITIDALQIVFTLFVLHIDFWMPGYLVILVATFQLFLYCLLGTLIEIRTDLFSKRIYTVNWHKLMKREQKIAQFMLLASQKPRHLTYGRLMQLNVNFFQSIYRKIYSVFMMLQNMNE; encoded by the exons ATGCCTCAAGTGCGAACGTCACTGGAAGAACTGGAGCGGATCATTTACTGGCAGCAGTGGATTCTCAAGCTAACTGGAATCCACATTCACAGTGCGGACTTTAAATTCGGTTTCATGACCTGGATTACGATACTTACGGCAGCATTTTTCACGGGAATACACATCGTAGATATGTACCTTTTTCGAGAAGACCTGTTTAATTTCACCTTTGTGCTGGTTACCTTCTGTTACTGCGCAATCGGATGGGCTAGACTTTGGGTTGGCTTTAAGGAATCCAAATCAATCTCATCGTTGGTGTCGATAGCTGTGGCAGCGCACAGAAATGGTTCTGTAGGTGGGTTTGAGCAAAACATTTTAAACAGTTTCACCAAACTTCTGAAACAAGCTGTCATTATCTACACCGTATTGTTCCTTGGAGGATGTACAGTTTGTGTACTTTTGCCAGTTGTCATTTATTTATGGAATGGCAATGTTTTGTTGCCTTTTGGAGTTATCCTGCCATTTGTGGATTCTAGCACGCGTACAGGTTATCAGATTAATTATATCTATCAGGTCATATGCACGCTGCATTTTCCACCAGAAGTGGCCGCCACTCAAAATATGTATTTCGTGTTAGTCTTCAACATTTGCATAGAGTATGACATGCTTGTGTTGAAACTAAGCGAATTAGATGAAATGATTAACAACAACATTGAGGGAAGTCTGAATGATTCGATTCATAATAAGCTGGTTGATATTATTCGTTACCATCAGCGGGTGAATGAATTCGTTTCGAAGTTGGAGGAATTGTTCTCTCATCAGCTGTTTTTGGAAATCACCATCGACGCTTTGCAGATTGTTTTCACCTTGTTTGTTTTGCACATA gATTTCTGGATGCCCGGTTACTTGGTGATCCTGGTTGCGACCTTTCAGCTGTTTCTCTACTGCCTCTTGGGAACGTTAATCGAAATTAGAACCGATTTATTTTCGAAGCGTATCTACACTGTTAACTGGCATAAACTAATGAAAAGGGAGCAGAAGATCGCACAATTTATGCTCCTGGCATCTCAGAAACCACGTCATTTGACGTATGGAAGGCTGATGCAGTTGAATGTGAACTTTTTCCAATCG ATTTACCGAAAGATCTATTCGGTATTTATGATGTTACAAAACATGAACGAGTGA